The window CTTCACTATCAGAACGAACTCAAGACCGCCCCGGACAATCCCGAACTCCACTACAAGCTCGGAAACGCCCTGCTGGACATGGGGCGCTACCAGGACGCCTACTATTCCTATCAGAAAGCGATTAACCTCAAACCGGACTACGCCGACGCCTATTCCAACCTGGGCTTTGCCCTGCGCAAGATTGGGAATCTGAAAGCGGCCGCCGGGGCCTATGTCCACGCCCTCGACATTAACCCAGGCGATATCACCACCCTCAACAATCTGGTGGTGGTTGCCCAGCTCCTGGAAGACTGGGAACAGGCCGCATGGTGCTATGAGCGGCTTGTTTCCCTTCAGCCAGATGACAACGAACTGCTGGCGGGCTATGCCGATCTGCTCTATGGCCTTGGCCGCTTCGAAGAAGCCCTGCCGTTGTATACGATGCTGACTACGCGACAGGTGGATCCGGTGCGCAGCCAGTTCCGCGTGGGCCTCTGCTATG of the Candidatus Hydrogenedentota bacterium genome contains:
- a CDS encoding tetratricopeptide repeat protein, which produces MALALAACATKKDVETPPKPEDLGITDRVLHYQNELKTAPDNPELHYKLGNALLDMGRYQDAYYSYQKAINLKPDYADAYSNLGFALRKIGNLKAAAGAYVHALDINPGDITTLNNLVVVAQLLEDWEQAAWCYERLVSLQPDDNELLAGYADLLYGLGRFEEALPLYTMLTTRQVDPVRSQFRVGLCYADLERWAEAAEAWERARSLEPENVSVNRSLPVAYWEAGKKAEAQAAVKRCQELGIELDPEFLREMGSG